One Malus sylvestris chromosome 14, drMalSylv7.2, whole genome shotgun sequence DNA segment encodes these proteins:
- the LOC126598516 gene encoding transcription factor TCP18-like yields the protein MFPSDNTSNVNELIPVSYPHVDQPFFHSRPFDHDITTVTPNFFTNSNPNPNSGQQQGGEENLHQQHHHPPLSLLYFPSPFEDDDVLLFQQHHHQEPDHIGISLHESQVPPYFMKEAAAAATATAAAAAAAATAAATAADDNTGTVVGVDHQKTTTTSVNIKMVDWDSNKNGHHVYMDDQPQIPRRRTSKRDRHSKINTARGPRDRRMRLSLEVARKFFGLQDVLEFDKASKTVEWLLIQSEPEIKKLSRDHHRKFNYKNMVRCAKTTSPATSESCEMLSGVDEAPTNINISNGGNDDNDKVRSSGIKPSAKERKIVHRQSRKGAFHPLAKASREKARARARERTREKMQRSKKPSNDQAKLSRLNSWNPFESGEESSAYNNNMNNTTNDQPDSMVALRPYPDGVEEPLSSSLAGDIQDMVVDHGTTHDAMVVMGKWSPSSVFTPLQQNTGISQEHQQFADFQFFDKPWDVYNNTHKLF from the exons ATGTTTCCCTCAGACAACACCAGTAATGTTAACGAATTAATACCCGTGTCTTATCCTCATGTCGATCAACCATTTTTCCACAGCCGGCCATTTGACCATGACATTACTACAGTAACCCCCAATTTCTTTACTAATTCCAACCCCAATCCCAACTCCGggcaacaacaaggaggagaagaaaaccttcatcaacaacatcatCACCCTCCTTTGTCTTTGCTCTACTTCCCCTCTCCGTTTGAAGACGACGACGTTTTACTCTTTCAGCAACACCATCACCAAGAACCTGACCATATTGGGATTTCGCTTCACGAGTCTCAAGTACCACCTTATTTTATGAAGGAAGCTGCTGCTGCGGCTACCGCCACTGCCGCCGCCGCTGCCGCTGCTGCTACCGCTGCCGCCACTGCCGCTGATGACAACACCGGTACCGTCGTAGGGGTTGATCATCAGAAGACTACTACTACAAGTGTTAACATTAAAATGGTGGACTGGGATTCCAACAAAAATGGCCATCACGTGTACATGGATGATCAGCCGCAGATCCCGAGAAGGAGGACTAGCAAGAGAGATCGCCACAGCAAGATCAACACTGCCCGAGGCCCCAGGGACCGGAGAATGAGATTGTCCCTAGAAGTTGCCCGTAAGTTCTTCGGCTTGCAAGATGTGTTGGAATTTGACAAGGCCAGCAAAACCGTGGAGTGGTTGCTCATTCAGTCAGAACCCGAAATCAAGAAACTATCAAGAGATCACCATCGGAAATTCAACTACAAAAACATGGTGAGATGTGCCAAAACTACATCTCCAGCCACTTCGGAATCGTGTGAAATGCTATCCGGCGTAGACGAGGCTCCAACAAACATTAACATTAGTAATGGTGGCAACGATGATAATGATAAAGTAAGAAGCAGCGGGATCAAACCCTCAGCGAAAGAGAGAAAGATTGTCCACAGGCAATCAAGGAAGGGCGCATTTCACCCTCTTGCAAAGGCTTCGAGGGAAAAGGCAAGGGCAAGGGCTAGGGAAAGAACAAGAGAAAAGATGCAGAGATCAAAGAAGCCTAGTAATGACCAGGCAAAACTAAGCCGTTTGAATTCTTGGAACCCATTTGAAAGTGGGGAAGAATCATCAGCTTACAACAACAATATGAACAATACTACTAACGATCAGCCTGATTCAATGGTGGCGCTGCGACCTTACCCCGATGGGGTTGAAGAACCATTAAGCAGCTCCCTAGCCGGAGATATTCAAGACATGGTTGTTGATCATGGTACTACTCATGATGCTATGGTGGTAATGGGAAAGTGGAGCCCTTCTTCAGTGTTCACTCCTCTCCAGCAAAATACTGGAATTTCCCAAGAG CACCAACAGTTTGCCGACTTTCAATTCTTTGACAAACCGTGGGACGTCTACAACAATACTCATAAGCTATTCTAA